GGACGCCTCCTACCTCGGGGTGGCTGCGTGAGCAAGACAGTTGCTCCGACCTCCCTACGACCCCCCCCCGTAACCCGCCCTTAACGCCACCCCGCTACGCTCCCCGCATGACCATCGAGACGTGGCTGCTGTTCGTCGCGACGGAGGTCGTCGTGGCGCTGACGCCGGGGCCGGCCGTGCTCTTCGTGCTGTCCCAGGGCGTGCGCGGCGGCGCAGACCGCGCCGTCGCCGCGACGACCGGCGTCCTCAGCGCGAATGCCGTCTACTTCACGCTCTCGGCGATGGGCCTGTCCGCAGTACTGCTCGCTTCGTTCGAGGCGTTCACGGTGGTGAAGTGGCTGGGCGCCGCATACCTGGTCCTTCTCGGCGTCACGATGATCCTGCGCGCGCGTGAGTCGATGCTCGCCGATGCATCGAACGCGCCGCCCGTGCGATTTCGCCGCACCATGATCAACGGCGCCGCGATGCAGTTCGCGAACCCGAAGGGCCTGCTCTACTTCACCGCGCTCGTGCCCCAGTTCGTCGACCCCGGCAGCGCCGCGGCGATCCAGATCGCGATCCTCGGCGTCAGCTCGATGGTCGTGGAAGGCATCGTGCTGGTCGCCTATGGCACCCTCGCCGGCAGGGCGCGTTCGCTCCTGCGACGCCCGCGCTTCTCTCTGTTCGCGAATCGCGCCTCGGGCGGCCTCCTCGTGGCCGCCGGCGCCGGCCTCGCCGCCACCCCGCAGCGCTAGACCGTAGCCCTTCGACGCCTATGCCGTCCCGCATACAGATCGGCACGGCCTTGCTGATAGCTGACAGCTGACCGCTACCCCTGACAGCCGCCGTCAGTTGACACCGTATTTTCGCCGGCATACTATGCCCGAAGTTTCCAGCACTAATCGGAGGCGCGGCGGACATCCAGATGAATAACCAGGGAGTCACGGCTATCGCTATCCGCACGGAGCGCGCTCTCCGCATCGAGCGCCTTCCCTCCGGCGGTGACCCGAACATGGGTGGGATGAGTGCGCCCGGCGCAAAACGCGAGACGTAGCGCGCCGAGGGGGCAGACCCGTTCCACCCACTACGGATATGCGTAGTGGGTTTTTTGATCCCCGCCGAAGGACGCTCCCCTCTCCGCTTGACGGAGAGGGGCCGGGGGTGAGGTCAGGATGGAAGTGAGGAGTATCGACATG
The Dehalococcoidia bacterium DNA segment above includes these coding regions:
- a CDS encoding LysE family translocator, whose amino-acid sequence is MTIETWLLFVATEVVVALTPGPAVLFVLSQGVRGGADRAVAATTGVLSANAVYFTLSAMGLSAVLLASFEAFTVVKWLGAAYLVLLGVTMILRARESMLADASNAPPVRFRRTMINGAAMQFANPKGLLYFTALVPQFVDPGSAAAIQIAILGVSSMVVEGIVLVAYGTLAGRARSLLRRPRFSLFANRASGGLLVAAGAGLAATPQR